The Streptomyces sp. NBC_00569 genomic sequence ATGGCGACGACGACCGACGTGACGCGGGCGGAGAGCTTCATCCCCAGGACGAGGATGACGGTGAGCACCAGGACCAGGGCGGCGGCGAGGATGTCGAAGCCGAACCCCGTGGCCCCGTCCCGCCCGCTCAGCGACACGGGCAGATGCCAGCCGGCGTTGTCGAGGAGCGAGCGCACGTAGCCCGACCAGCCGACGGCGACCACCGCCGTGCCGAGCGCGAACTCGAGGACCAGGTCCCAGCCGATGATCCATGCGGGGAGTTCGCCCAGTGACGCGTACGAGAAGGTGTACGCGGATCCGGCGACCGGGACGGTGGACGCGAACTCCGCGTAGCACAGCGCGGCCAGGCCGCAGACGACGCCGGCCACGATGAAGGCCAGGGCCACCGAGGGGCCCGCGTTCTCCTTGGCGACCTTGCCCGTGAGGACGAAGATGCCGGTGCCGATGATGACACCGACACCGAAGACGGTGAGGTCCAGAGCGGACAGCGACTTCTTGAGTGCGTGCTCCGGCTCCTCAGTGTCCAAGATCGACTGTTCGACCTTCTTCGTCCTGAAGAGGGTGCTGCTCACGGTCGTACCTCCCACGCATTGTCGTCCTCGACATGATCGAGGGGGCTTTCGCTCCGTATGCCCCGGCACGGACGCATTCACGCGAATGGGCCGGTCCCACCACCCTTGCGGGGTGGCGGGACCGGCCCATGGAGCAGCCTGTGAGGGGGTCAGTCGCGCGCGGGCTCCACCGCGTCGGTGGCCGTCGCGCGCTCGAAGCGGCCGTCCAGCTTGGCGACCAGACCGGTGACCTGACGTGCGATGTCGGGGGCCGTGAGGCCGATCTCGGCCATGACCTCCTTGCGCGAGGCGTGGTCGAGGAAGCGCGGCGGGATGCCGAAGTCACGCAGCGGTACGTCGACGCCCGCGTCGCGCAGGGCCTGCGCGACGGCCGAACCCACGCCTCCCACACGGGAGTTGTCCTCGACGGTGACGACGACGCGGTGCTGCTCGGCGAGCGGCGCGAGCGCCTCGTCGACCGGCTTGACCCAGCGCGGGTCGACGACGGTCGTGGTGATGCCCTGCTTGTCGAGGAGCCCGGCGATCTCCAGGCACATCGGGGCGAGCGCCCCGACGGAGACCAGCAGCACGTCCGGCTTGGCCGCGGACGGCCTGCGCAGCACGTCCATGGCACCGACCTTGCCGACGGCCGGGACCGCGGGTCCGACGACGCCCTTCGAGTAGCGGACGACGGTCGGCGCGTCGTCGACCTGGACGGCCTCGCGCAGCTGGGCGCGCAACTGCTCGGCGTCGCGCGGGGCGGCCAGGCGCAGCCCGGGGACGACCTGGAGCATGGACATGTCCCACATGCCGTTGTGCGAGGCGCCGTCGTCACCCGTGACGCCGGCCCGGTCCAGGACGAAGGTGACACCGCACTTGTGCAGCGCGACGTCCATGAGGACCTGGTCGAAGGCGCGGTTGAGGAACGTCGCGTAGACCGCGAAGACCGGGTGCACCCCGCCGGTGGCGAGACCCGCGGCCGAGGTGGCGGCGTGCTGCTCGGCGATGCCGACGTCGTAGATGCGGTCCGGGAACGCGTCGGCGAACTTCTTCAGGCCGACGGGCTGGAGCATCGCGGCGGTGATCGCGACGATGTCCTCGCGGTCGTGGCCGAGCTTGACCATCTCGTCGCCGAAGACGGACGTCCAGCTGGCGGCCGAGGCCTTGATGGGCAGGCCGGTGTCCGGGTGGATCGGGCCGATGCCGTGGAAGCGGTCGGCCTCGTCCTGCTCGGCGGGCTTGTAGCCGCGGCCCTTCTCGGTGAGGCAGTGCACGATGACCGGTCCGCCGAACCGCTTGGCGCGGGCCAGGGCCGACTCCAGGGCCTCGATGTCGTGGCCGTCGATGGGGCCGACGTACTTCAGGCCGAGGTCCTCGAACATGCCCTGCGGGGCGATGAAGTCCTTGAGGCCCTTCTTGGCGCCGTGCAGGGTCTCGTAGAGCGGCCTGCCGACGACCGGGGTGCGCTCCAGGAGGTCCTTGCCGCGGGCCAGGAACCGCTCGTAGCCGTCCGTCGTGCGCAGGGTGGCCAGGTGGTTGGCGAGGCCGCCGATGGTGGGGGCGTACGAGCGCTCGTTGTCGTTGACGACGATCACGAGGGGGCGGTCCTTGGCGGCCGCGATGTTGTTCAGGGCCTCCCAGGCCATGCCACCCGTGAGCGCTCCGTCGCCGATCACGGCGACGACGTGGTCGTCCTTGCCGCGCACCTCGTTCGCCTTGGCGAGGCCGTCGGCCCAGCCGAGGACCGTGGAGGCGTGCGAGTTCTCGATCACGTCGTGGTCGGACTCGGCGCGCGAGGGGTAGCCGGACAGGCCGCCCCTGGTGCGCAGCTTGGCGAAGTCCTGACGTCCGGTGAGCAGCTTGTGCACGTAGGACTGGTGACCGGTGTCGAAGAGCACCCGGTCCTTCGGCGAGTCGAACACGCGGTGCAACGCGATGGTGAGTTCGACGACGCCGAGGTTGGGGCCGAGGTGGCCGCCGGTCTTGGATACCGCGTCGACCAGGAAGGTCCGGATCTCGCCGGCCAGCTGGTCCAGCTGGTCCAGGCTGAGCCGGTCCAGATCGCGCGGTCCCGTGATGCGGGTCAGCAGCGGCACCCGTGCCTCCTTGCGATAGAACTGATCGAGCTTTTGCCGGGCCTGTCGAGTCTAATGTTCCGCCTTGGCGCGCGGCGCCCGGGCTGTGCGTTGTACATCACGCGATCGGCCGTACCCGAGGAGTACTCACGTTCGGTGGCGCTCTCGTGACATGGCTGTGCCCGGCGTCGTCATTGGCGCCGGGCACAGGATCCAGGGAGCGTCGCGACCGCCAGGGTCTGTCGTTCGGATCAGGCTGGTGCCCAGCGTGATCCGAACGAGAGGTCCTAGGCGCGGCCTGCCGACTTCTGGGTCTTGCGGGTGACCGAGTCGATGACGACCGTGGCGAGGAGCACGCCACCGGTGATCATGTACTGGATCGGGGTGGCGATGCCCTGGAGGGCCAGGCCGTACTGGATCGACGTGATCACGAGCACACCGAGCAGGGCGTTCCAGGTGCGGCCCCGGCCGCCGAAGAGGCTGGTGCCGCCGATGACGGCCGCCGCGATGACGTTCATCAGGAGGTCGCCGGAACCGGCGCTCTGGTTGGCCGCCGCGATCTTGGAGGCCCAGAAGAGGCCGCCGACCGCCGCGAACAGACCGGCGACGGCGAAGACCGAGACGCGGATCGCCGTGACGTTGATACCGGCGCGGCGCGACGCCTCGACGCTGCCGCCGAGCGCGAAGATCTTGCGGCCGTACGAGGTGCGGCGCAGAACGAAGTCGCTGGCGACCAGGACGATCGCGAACAGCAGCACGGCGAGCGGCAGGCCCTTGTACTGGTTGAACATGATCGCCACGGCGAAGGCCGCGATCGCGAGCAGCACCGTGCGCAGCACGAGCTCGCTCAGCGGGCGGGACGGGATCCCGGCGGCCTCGCGGCGCCGGTTGCCGAGGAAGGCCGACAGGAAGTAGCCGGCGACCGCGACGACCGCGAGCCCGTAGGCGGCGGCGACATCGGAGAAGTAGTACGTGGTGAGCTTGCCGACCACGCCGTCGCTGTCGATGTTGATCGTGCCGTTGGAGCCCAGGATCTGGAGCATGAAGCCGTTCCAGAACAGCAGGCCCGCCAGGGTCACGGCGAACGCGGGAGCGCCGATCCGGGCGAAGAAGAAGCCGTGCAGGGCGCCGATGACGGCACCGGCGGCGAGGGCGGTGAGGACCGCGACCCACTCGTTGACGCCGTGGGTGACGCTCATCACGGCCGTGATCGCCGCGGAGACACCGGAGACGGAGCCGACCGAGAGGTCGATCTCGCCGAGCAGCAGCACGAAGATGATGCCGACGGACATCATGCCCGTCGCGACCATGGCGACGAAGATGTTGTTGAGGTTCTCCGCGCCCAGGAACGCCGAGTTGAGGCTCTGGAAGATCGCGCAGATGACGATCAGGCCGATGACGACCGGGGTGGCGCCGAGGTCACCGGCGCGCATCTTGCGCTTGAACTCGCCTATGTAGCCCGCGAATCCCTGCTCGCGCACGAGGAGGCGGGGGTCGACGGCGACACTCGCGTCGCCGGCGACCGCCGGGGCGTCCACGGGGGCCTGCGGCTTGTCGGTCTTTTCGATGCTCACTTCTGAGCCTCCGCGTTGGTGCGCGCCGCACGACGGGTCACGGCGTTGTCCGTGGCGCCGGTGATGGCGGAGATGATCTCTTCCTGCGAGGTGGTCTTGACCTCGAAAACGCCGTTGTTGCGGCCGAGCCGCAGGACGGCGACCTTGTCGGCGACGGCCTTCACATCGGCCATGTTGTGGCTGATGAGGATGACCGCGTGGCCGCGCTCGCGCAGCCGCTCGACGAGGTCGAGGACCTGCGCCGTCTGCTCGACGCCGAGGGCGGCCGTCGGCTCGTCGAGGATGACCAGCTTGGGCTCGCCGAGCATGGAGCGTGCGATGGCCACGACCTGGCGCTGACCGCCGGAGAGCGAGGCGATCGGGATGCGCACGCTCGGGATGCGGATCGACAGCGTGTCGAGCAGCTCCCTGGAGCGGCGCTCCATCTCGACCTCGTCGAGGACACCGCGGCGCTTGAGCTCACGGCCCAGGAAGAGGTTGCCGACGACGTCAATGTTGTCGCACAGCGCGAGGTCCTGGTAGACGGTCGCGATGCCCAGGTTCTGGGCGTCGTGCGGCTTGTTGACCGCGACGGCCTTGCCGTCCCACTCGATGACACCTTCATCGATGGGGTGCACACCGGCGATCGTCTTGACAAGGGTGGACTTTCCGGCGCCGTTGTCGCCGACCAGGGCGACCACCTCACCGGCGTGGACCTCAAGCTCTACATCGGTGAGCGCCTGGACGGCACCGAATCGCTTGGAGACTCCGCGCAACGCCAGCACGGGCGTAGCGGACACGTGAACCATCTCCTTCGCCGCCAAAGGCCTGACCCGGCGGGAGGTTGAACAGAAAAGGCTGAGAGGGGGGTGCGTACGTGCAGGGACGGTGCTGTCGTACGTCGTTCCGTCCGGCGCCCCGCCGTTGAGCTTGCGGGGCTGTCGGCGGCGGGGCGCCGGACGCGCTCACACGGGGCGCTCCTTCAAGGTGCGCTCATGTCCCGTGCAGGACCGGGGAGTTGCCGAGGCGACTCCGGCCTGGTTACTTCAGGCCGATCTTGTCGCAGGCGGCCTTGTACTTGGCCGTGCAGATGTCGTCGAGGGTGTAGTAACCCTCCTTGACGACCGTGTCCTTGATGTTGTCCTGGGTCAGGGAGACCACCGGGACGATCACGGACGGGACACCCTTCTCGGTGCCGCTGTCGACCGTGCCGGTCTTGATGGAGTCGAGGCTCTCACCCTTGGCGACCGCGACGGCCATCTTGGCGACGGTCTCGGCCTCCTGCGGGTACGACTTGAAGACGCTCATGTTCTGGTCGCCCGTGACGATGCGCTGCACACCCGCGAGCTCGGCGTCCTGGCCGGTGACCGGGGGAAGCTTGCTCAGGCCCGCGCCCTTGAGCGCGGTGATGATGCCGCCCGCCATGCCGTCGTTGGCGGAGTAGACGCCGGCGATCTTGTCCTTGCCGACCGCGGAGATCGCGGCGTCCATGTTGGCGTTGGCGTTCTCCGGCTTCCACTCCTTGGTGTCGTAGGACTTGGCGATGTTCACCTTGCCCTTGAGCACCGAGAGCGCGCCGTCCTTGAACTGCTTCGCGTTCGGGTCGGTGATCGCGCCGTTCATCATGACGATCTTGGAGCTGGGCTTGGCCTTGTCGCCCATGGCCTTCAGCAGCGCCTCGCCCTGCGTCTTGCCGACCTCGGTGTTGTCGAACGAGGTGTACGCCTCGATCGGACCCTCGGCCAGGCGGTCGTACGCGACGACGGGGATGCCCGCGTCCTTGGCCTTCTTCACACCGCCGGCGACGGCCTTGTAGTCGACCGCGTCCAGGATCAGCACGTCGACCTTCTTGGTGATCATCGTGTCGATCTGCTGCGACTGGACGGTCGCGTCCTGCTTGGCGTTCAGGTACTCGACCTTGCCCTTGCCATTGGTGAGCGTCGAGATCTGCTTCTCAATGATCGGCTTGTCGAACTTCTCGTAGCGCGCGGTCTGGTTCTCCGGCAGCAGCAGGCCGACGGTGATCGCGTCGCCCTTCTTCGAGCTCGCCTTGTCGCCGCTGTCCTTGTCGCCGGACTCCTTGGCGCTGCCGCAAGCGGCGAGAGAGACGGCCATACCAGTGGCACAGAACGCAACGGCGGCACGACGCATACGCGTGTTCACTTCAGAAACCTCCCTGACGAGGCCGCGACGTTGCGGCCGAGGTAGCGGGAAGTCAACTCGGCCGCAACCCCGGCGTCAAGGAGTAAATCCTTAACGAGATGGCAACGGTGTCATGCGTTCTCTAAGTGAAGGCAGGTGCCGCCACGGACAGAGATCCGTCCAAAAGGGTCGAATCGCCCATCTCGCTGAGTGCCAGGGCCAGCGCCCCGAGCACCTCCGCGCGGCCGCCCAACGCCCCCGGAAGGACGGACAGTTGGCGCGCCGCACTGGGGATCGCGTAGCGCCCCACGGACTCCCTGATGGGCCCCAGGACCAGCTCTCCGGCCTCCGCCAGATCACCGCCGAGGACGACCCTGCTGGGGTTGAGCAGGTTGCAGAGATTCGCGACCCCGCTGCCGATGTGACGCCCCACGTCGGCGATCACCCGCCGGCACCCCGGGTCGCCGTCGCGCGCGAGCCGCACGACGGACTCCATGGTCAGCCCGGTGCCGTGGCTGGACTCCAGGAGCGGCAGCACGTAGCGGGCGGCGGTGAAGGTCTCCAGGCAGCCGCGGTTGCCGCAGCGGCAGACAGGGCCGGACTCGTCGAGCGTGATGTGCCCGATCTCGCCCGCGGTCCCGCCGGGCCCCCGGTAGATCTTCCCGTCAATCACGAGCCCGGCGCCGACACCGCTGGCGACCTTGATGTACGCGAGGTCCTTCACGCCGCGCCCGCTGCCCCAGACCAGCTCGCCGAGGGCGCCCAGGTTGGCGTCGTTGTCGACGTGCACGGGCACGCCGAGGCGCCTGCTCATCTCCTCGGCGGGCTTGGTGCCGGTCCAGCCCGGCAGGATGGACGTGGAGCCCAGCGTGCCGCTCTCCACGTCGATGGGACCCGGTACGCCGAGCCCTACGCCCGCCACCTTCGTACGGTCCACGCCGGTGGCCGCCACGAGCCGCTCGACGAGCTCCTCGGCCCGGTCGAAGCCCTGCGCCGCGGAGGCGTCCACATCGAGGGGCTCGGCCTCCTCGGCGAGCACCTGGTGGGCGAGGTTGCCGATCGCCACGCGCAGGTGGGTGTGGCCGAAGTCGACACCGATGACGATGCCCGCGTCACCGCTGAGCGAGACGCTGCGGGCCCGGCGGCCCCCGGCCGAGGTGGGCGTGACCTCGACGGTCCCGCCGTCCTTGAGCTCCCGGACGATGTTGGAGACCGTCGCCGCGGACAGGCCCGTCGTCCTCGCGATCTCCGCCTGCGTGAGCGAACCGGCGAGCCGCACCGCGCGTACGACCCGCTCCAGATTGGCCCGATGCAGCGACGACTGCGACCCCGGAGTCTCCATTGACTCATCCCACCCTTAGCCCGTTGTCGGGCGGCCCCCCGTGAGTGAGCCGTCCGTGGCCCGCATCACACGGAGAGTGACCGGGCCTTGTACAAGTTATGAACTCCAAGTTCCGCAGAATCGGCCCATGCCGTCAAGCCCTTGACGGAAATCGGTTCCATCGGCAGCGCACAGGGGTCCGGCCCCGGAGAGACTTCTCTCCGGGGCCGGACCCCTGTGCGCAACGGGTGAAGCAGCGGTCACATGATGGCGCCGGCCGTACGGCGCGACGGTGGGTGTCAGCGGAAGGTGCCCTGCGACACCGAACCGGCGATCCGGCGCTGGAAGATGATGTACACGATCAGTACGGGCACCACCGTGACCACGATCGCCGCGAACAGCGCGCCGTAGTCGATGTCGTAGACCTGCGAGGACGCGTAGGCGGACATCCCCTGGGTCAGGACCCACTTGTCCTGGTTGGTGTTGAGCGCCACCGGGAGCAGGAACTGGTTCCACAGCCCCAGGAAGTTGAAGATCGCCACCGCAGCCATGCCCGGACTGGCCATCGGCAGCATCACCTGGAAGAACGCCCGCCAGTCACCGGCACCGTCGATCAGCGCGGCCTCGTACACGTCGTGCGGCAGTGACCGGAAGAACGCGTAGAGGAAGAACACCGTGAACGGCAGCGCGAACGCGACATAGGTGAGGATAAGCCCCGGACGCGTGTTCAGCAGCCCGAAGTTCTGCAACTGGAAGAAGAGCGGCACGATCGCCAGAAAGACGGGGAAGGTCAGCCCGGCGAGCATCACGTAGTAGATCAGCCGGCGGCCGGGGAATTCGAACCGGGCCAGGATGTAGGCGCACATCGCGCCCAGCAGCATCACCAGGAACAACGCGGAGACAACGACGATCACCGAATTCAGGAAGTACTTCCCGATGTTCGCGTCGGTCCACGCGTGCTCGTAGTTCTCGATCCTCCAGTGATCCGGCAGCGTGAACGGCGACGACAGGATCTCGCTGGTCGACTTGAAGGACGACACCAGCACCCACAGCATGGGCACGATCACGATCACGGACCACAGGATCAGCAAGCCGTGCGAGAGCGCCGCGAACCTGCGGTCGCTGCTCACGACGGCTCTCGTCAGCTTCCGGTCTCGCGCCGGCTTGCGGTCACTCGCCTGCTTCCGGTCGGCGGCTATGGCGCTCACTGGGCACCTCCCTTGGCTCCGGCACGCCGAGCCTTGAACCCAGACGCTTTCTTCTTGCCCTCGCTCTCGCCGCCGCCCGTCAGGCGGTTGACGGCGAACACCAGCGCCGCGAACACCAGGGTGACCACGGCGAGGACGACCCCCATCGCGGTGGCGTATCCGAACTGCCCCTTCCGGAAGGCGGTGTTGAACAGATCCTGGCTGATCGTAAGGGTCGAGTTGGCCGGCCCACCGCCCGGCAACAGCGCCTGTACGTAGACGAACGCGTCCAGCGCGGCGATGCCCAGGTAGATGTACGCCGTCTGCACGCTGTCCCGGATCGCCGGCAGGGTGACCGAGATCGTCATCCGGAACCGGCCTGCCCCGTCGATCCTGGCCGCCTCGTACAGCTCGGCAGGGACTCCCTTGATCGCGGCGATGAAGAGCACCGCGTAGAACCCGACGAGCCCCCAGACGATGACGAACATCAGGGCCGGCATCGCGGTCGACTCCTGGCCCAGCCAGGAGAACTCCTCGAAGTCAAGACCGAGTTTGGTGAGGATGCCGTTGAGCAGGCCTGCGTTCGGGTCGTACATCTGCGCCCAGATCAGGCCGACGATGATCGCCGGCACGACATACGGGAAGAACGAGACGATGCGGTAGAACGACGCGCCCCGGATCCCTCGGACGGGGCCGATGCTGGGCCCGCCCAGGGTGACGGCCACCGCTACCCCCAGGGCGAGCGTCAACGTCACCAAGGGCACGAAGGCCGCCAGCAACGCGACATTGCGCAACGCCTTCAGGAAGATGTCGTCCTCGAGCAGCTTGGTGAAGTTGTCCAGCCCGATGAAGTCGTAGTCCGGGCTGAAGCCGCGCCAGTTGGTCATCGCCCAGAAGATCGCCTGAACAAAGGGGTACAGGACGAAGAGTACGAAAATGGCCAGCGGGACACCGAGGAACGCGA encodes the following:
- a CDS encoding sugar ABC transporter substrate-binding protein — its product is MNTRMRRAAVAFCATGMAVSLAACGSAKESGDKDSGDKASSKKGDAITVGLLLPENQTARYEKFDKPIIEKQISTLTNGKGKVEYLNAKQDATVQSQQIDTMITKKVDVLILDAVDYKAVAGGVKKAKDAGIPVVAYDRLAEGPIEAYTSFDNTEVGKTQGEALLKAMGDKAKPSSKIVMMNGAITDPNAKQFKDGALSVLKGKVNIAKSYDTKEWKPENANANMDAAISAVGKDKIAGVYSANDGMAGGIITALKGAGLSKLPPVTGQDAELAGVQRIVTGDQNMSVFKSYPQEAETVAKMAVAVAKGESLDSIKTGTVDSGTEKGVPSVIVPVVSLTQDNIKDTVVKEGYYTLDDICTAKYKAACDKIGLK
- a CDS encoding sugar ABC transporter permease — translated: MSIEKTDKPQAPVDAPAVAGDASVAVDPRLLVREQGFAGYIGEFKRKMRAGDLGATPVVIGLIVICAIFQSLNSAFLGAENLNNIFVAMVATGMMSVGIIFVLLLGEIDLSVGSVSGVSAAITAVMSVTHGVNEWVAVLTALAAGAVIGALHGFFFARIGAPAFAVTLAGLLFWNGFMLQILGSNGTINIDSDGVVGKLTTYYFSDVAAAYGLAVVAVAGYFLSAFLGNRRREAAGIPSRPLSELVLRTVLLAIAAFAVAIMFNQYKGLPLAVLLFAIVLVASDFVLRRTSYGRKIFALGGSVEASRRAGINVTAIRVSVFAVAGLFAAVGGLFWASKIAAANQSAGSGDLLMNVIAAAVIGGTSLFGGRGRTWNALLGVLVITSIQYGLALQGIATPIQYMITGGVLLATVVIDSVTRKTQKSAGRA
- a CDS encoding carbohydrate ABC transporter permease, whose translation is MKDTTTTSDTASRRPTPAARGGRPRRRKLTFDRVTFFLAFLGVPLAIFVLFVLYPFVQAIFWAMTNWRGFSPDYDFIGLDNFTKLLEDDIFLKALRNVALLAAFVPLVTLTLALGVAVAVTLGGPSIGPVRGIRGASFYRIVSFFPYVVPAIIVGLIWAQMYDPNAGLLNGILTKLGLDFEEFSWLGQESTAMPALMFVIVWGLVGFYAVLFIAAIKGVPAELYEAARIDGAGRFRMTISVTLPAIRDSVQTAYIYLGIAALDAFVYVQALLPGGGPANSTLTISQDLFNTAFRKGQFGYATAMGVVLAVVTLVFAALVFAVNRLTGGGESEGKKKASGFKARRAGAKGGAQ
- a CDS encoding ATP-binding cassette domain-containing protein, yielding MVHVSATPVLALRGVSKRFGAVQALTDVELEVHAGEVVALVGDNGAGKSTLVKTIAGVHPIDEGVIEWDGKAVAVNKPHDAQNLGIATVYQDLALCDNIDVVGNLFLGRELKRRGVLDEVEMERRSRELLDTLSIRIPSVRIPIASLSGGQRQVVAIARSMLGEPKLVILDEPTAALGVEQTAQVLDLVERLRERGHAVILISHNMADVKAVADKVAVLRLGRNNGVFEVKTTSQEEIISAITGATDNAVTRRAARTNAEAQK
- a CDS encoding ROK family transcriptional regulator; the encoded protein is METPGSQSSLHRANLERVVRAVRLAGSLTQAEIARTTGLSAATVSNIVRELKDGGTVEVTPTSAGGRRARSVSLSGDAGIVIGVDFGHTHLRVAIGNLAHQVLAEEAEPLDVDASAAQGFDRAEELVERLVAATGVDRTKVAGVGLGVPGPIDVESGTLGSTSILPGWTGTKPAEEMSRRLGVPVHVDNDANLGALGELVWGSGRGVKDLAYIKVASGVGAGLVIDGKIYRGPGGTAGEIGHITLDESGPVCRCGNRGCLETFTAARYVLPLLESSHGTGLTMESVVRLARDGDPGCRRVIADVGRHIGSGVANLCNLLNPSRVVLGGDLAEAGELVLGPIRESVGRYAIPSAARQLSVLPGALGGRAEVLGALALALSEMGDSTLLDGSLSVAAPAFT
- the dxs gene encoding 1-deoxy-D-xylulose-5-phosphate synthase, with the translated sequence MPLLTRITGPRDLDRLSLDQLDQLAGEIRTFLVDAVSKTGGHLGPNLGVVELTIALHRVFDSPKDRVLFDTGHQSYVHKLLTGRQDFAKLRTRGGLSGYPSRAESDHDVIENSHASTVLGWADGLAKANEVRGKDDHVVAVIGDGALTGGMAWEALNNIAAAKDRPLVIVVNDNERSYAPTIGGLANHLATLRTTDGYERFLARGKDLLERTPVVGRPLYETLHGAKKGLKDFIAPQGMFEDLGLKYVGPIDGHDIEALESALARAKRFGGPVIVHCLTEKGRGYKPAEQDEADRFHGIGPIHPDTGLPIKASAASWTSVFGDEMVKLGHDREDIVAITAAMLQPVGLKKFADAFPDRIYDVGIAEQHAATSAAGLATGGVHPVFAVYATFLNRAFDQVLMDVALHKCGVTFVLDRAGVTGDDGASHNGMWDMSMLQVVPGLRLAAPRDAEQLRAQLREAVQVDDAPTVVRYSKGVVGPAVPAVGKVGAMDVLRRPSAAKPDVLLVSVGALAPMCLEIAGLLDKQGITTTVVDPRWVKPVDEALAPLAEQHRVVVTVEDNSRVGGVGSAVAQALRDAGVDVPLRDFGIPPRFLDHASRKEVMAEIGLTAPDIARQVTGLVAKLDGRFERATATDAVEPARD
- a CDS encoding carbohydrate ABC transporter permease, with product MSAIAADRKQASDRKPARDRKLTRAVVSSDRRFAALSHGLLILWSVIVIVPMLWVLVSSFKSTSEILSSPFTLPDHWRIENYEHAWTDANIGKYFLNSVIVVVSALFLVMLLGAMCAYILARFEFPGRRLIYYVMLAGLTFPVFLAIVPLFFQLQNFGLLNTRPGLILTYVAFALPFTVFFLYAFFRSLPHDVYEAALIDGAGDWRAFFQVMLPMASPGMAAVAIFNFLGLWNQFLLPVALNTNQDKWVLTQGMSAYASSQVYDIDYGALFAAIVVTVVPVLIVYIIFQRRIAGSVSQGTFR